In Quercus robur chromosome 11, dhQueRobu3.1, whole genome shotgun sequence, the following proteins share a genomic window:
- the LOC126707522 gene encoding probable CoA ligase CCL6, with translation MSDIYTVKVEESRPATAQKPSAGPVYRSIYAKDGLLDLPAGLESPWQFLSDSAKRNPSNPMLGRRQVTDSKVGPYVWLTYQEVYDAAIRVGSAIRSRGVNPGDRCGIYGSNCPEWIIAMEACNSQAVTYVPLYDTLGPNAVEFIINHAEVSIAFVQENKISAILSCLPRCSENFKTIVSFSNISSTQKKEAEEAGVSCFSWKEFSELGSLNNELPPKNKADICTIMYTSGTTGEPKGVILTNAAIMAEVLTTDHLLLLTDRVCSEEDSYFSFLPLAHVYDQIMESYCIYKGSSIGFWRGDIRFLMEDIQELKPSMFCGVPRVYDRIYSGILNKISSGGALRKALFQYAYNYKLGNLEKGLNQDKAAPLLDRLIFDKIKQGLGGRIRILLSGAAPLTRHVEEFLRVTSGSTLSQGYGLTESCGGCFTSIGDVFSMIGTVGVPITTIEARLESVPEMGYDALASMPRGEICLRGTTLFSGYHKRQDLTEDVLVDGWFHTGDIGEWQPNGAMKIIDRKKNIFKLSQGEYVAVENIESTYLRCPLLTSIWVYGNSFESFLVAVVVPDRKALEDWAINHNVTGDFNSLCENLKARKYILDELNNTGHKNQLRGFEMLKAVHLEPNPFDMERDLITPTFKLKRPQLLKYYKDTVDQLYSEAKGIRV, from the exons ATGTCAGATATCTACACAGTGAAGGTTGAGGAATCAAGGCCTGCAACAGCTCAAAAGCCATCGGCAGGGCCTGTGTATAGAAGCATTTATGCTAAAGATGGTCTCTTGGACTTGCCGGCCGGATTGGAATCTCCATGGCAATTCCTCAG CGACTCAGCTAAGAGGAACCCCAGCAATCCAATGCTGGGTCGACGTCAAGTCACCGACTCAAAG GTGGGTCCCTATGTGTGGCTCACATATCAGGAGGTTTATGATGCAGCCATCCGCGTGGGCTCTGCCATCAGGAGCCGTGGTGTCAATCCT GGTGATCGTTGTGGTATATATGGGTCCAACTGTCCAGAATGGATAATTGCAATGGAG GCATGTAACAGCCAGGCTGTGACATATGTACCTCTGTATGACACACTGG GACCAAATGCAGTGGAGTTCATCATCAACCATGCTGAAGTTTCAATAGCTTTCGTGCAAGAGAACAAAATATCTGCT ATTCTATCATGCCTCCCTAGATgttcagaaaattttaaaa CTATTGTCAGCTTTTCAAATATTTCAAGCACACAAAAGAAAGAAGCTGAAGAAGCGGGGGTTTCTTGCTTTTCCTGGAAGGAGTTTTCTGAGTTG GGAAGTTTGAATAACGAACTGCCTCCAAAAAACAAGGCTGACATCTGCACAATAATGTATACAAGTGGAACAACAGGAGAACCAAAAGGTGTCATTCTTACAAATGCAGCTATAATGGCAGAAGTATTGACGACGGACCACCTACTTTTACTAACAGATAGAGTG TGTTCAGAAGAAGATTCATATTTCTCCTTCCTTCCTTTGGCCCATGTATATGATCAAATAATGGAGAGCTATTGCATCTATAAGGGCTCCTCAATAGGATTTTGGCGAGGC GACATTAGGTTTCTGATGGAGGACATACAGGAACTGAAGCCATCTATGTTTTGTGGGGTTCCTAGAGTTTATGATCGTATATACAGTg GtatacttaataaaatttcatcgGGAGGTGCGTTGCGGAAGGCATTGTTCCAATATGCTTATAACTA CAAGTTGGGAAATCTAGAGAAGGGACTTAATCAAGATAAAGCAGCACCTCTCTTGGACAGGCTTATCTTTGATAAG ATCAAACAAGGATTAGGGGGGCGAATTCGTATCTTGTTATCAGGCGCTGCACCTTTGACTAGGCACGTGGAGGAGTTTTTGAGGGTCACCAGCGGCTCTACTTTATCCCAAGGATATG GTCTTACTGAAAGTTGTGGTGGGTGTTTTACATCCATTGGCGATGTATTTAGCATGATCGGAACTGTTGGAGTCCCCATCACAACCATTGAAGCCAGGCTTGAGTCAGTGCCAGAGATGGGATATGATGCACTTGCCAGCATGCCACGTGGAGAGATTTGCCTGAGGGGAACAACCTTGTTCTCTGGTTACCACAAGCGACAAGACCTGACTGAAGATGTCCTTGTTGACGGGTGGTTTCATACAG GTGACATTGGAGAATGGCAGCCCAACGGAGCAATGAAAATCATTGACAggaaaaagaatatatttaaGCTGTCTCAAGGTGAATATGTTGCTGTAGAGAACATCGAAAGCACATACTTGCGATGCCCTCTTTTAACATCG ATTTGGGTCTATGGGAACAGTTTTGAGTCATTCCTCGTAGCTGTGGTGGTTCCTGACAGAAAGGCATTAGAGGATTGGGCAATAAACCATAATGTCACTGGTGATTTTAATTCATTATGTGAAAACCTGAAGGCAAGGAAATACATTTTAGATGAGCTTAATAACACTGGTCACAAAAACCAG CTTCGAGGCTTTGAGATGTTAAAAGCAGTCCATTTGGAACCAAATCCCTTTGACATGGAGAGGGATCTGATAACTCCAACATTCAAATTGAAGAGACCACAATTGCTCAAGTACTACAAG GACACTGTTGATCAATTGTACAGTGAAGCCAAGGGAATAAGAGTGTGA
- the LOC126707523 gene encoding cold-regulated 413 plasma membrane protein 2-like, which produces MAKGYIRMKTDQDLFSSDVKDLANSVIKLATHVIKLGSLGFGSTFLEWLAAFAAIYLLILDRTNWKTNILTSLLIPYIFLSLPSLLFSILRGEIGKWIAFVAVVLRLFFPKHFPDWLELPGAFILLTVVAPSLLADTVRDSWVGVLICLAIAGYLLQEHIRASGGFRNSFTKANGLSNTIGIVLLFIYPVWALVLDVL; this is translated from the exons ATGGCGAAGGGCTACATAAGAATGAAAACTGATCAAGATCTATTTAGCTCTGACGTGAAAGATCTTGCAAACTCTGTTATAAAGCTAGCCACCCATGTCATCAAGCTTGGAAGCTTAGGCTTTGGCTCCACTTTTCTTGAATGGCTCGCTGCTTTTGCTGCCat TTATTTGTTGATCTTGGATCGAACAAACTGGAAGACAAACATTCTTACATCTCTGTTGATCCCATACATCTTCTTGAGTCTTCCTTCACTACTGTTCAGCATACTCAG GGGAGAGATTGGGAAATGGATTGCTTTCGTTGCTGTTGTGTTGCGCCTTTTCTTCCCAAAACATTTCCCAG ATTGGCTGGAACTTCCAGGTGCTTTCATTCTTCTGACGGTGGTAGCCCCTAGTTTACTTGCAGACACCGTAAGGGACAGCTGGGTTGGTGTGTTAATATGTCTCGCCATTGCGGGTTATTTGCTTCAAGAACACATCCGGGCATCTGGTGGGTTCAGAAATTCTTTCACAAAAGCCAATGGTCTATCAAACACAATTGGAATAGTCCTTCTGTTTATCTATCCCGTCTGGGCACTGGTACTTGATGTGCTATAG